The Mustela nigripes isolate SB6536 chromosome 4, MUSNIG.SB6536, whole genome shotgun sequence genome includes a window with the following:
- the LOC132015310 gene encoding olfactory receptor 6C74-like: MSMEMGNGTTVQEFTLEGFPALQHLGKVLFLVHLLAYVASTVGNAVIITITCADSRLHTPMYLFLSIFSFLECGVLNTVIPKLLLIFLLGRQTISFPACFIQAFITVFLGAVAFLLIAVMSLDRYVAICKPLHYPTIMNLKTCSLLVTVCFTLPFPFITGPLIKFSQLSFCGPLIIPHFFCDVGPLIHLSCSDTRSFEMLTFALALFILITSLIITIIAYSNIVVTIIRLPSAKEKQRAFSTCSSHLIVLSLMYGSCVFIYVKPKQANRLDSNREAALVNTVVTPLLNPVIYTLRNKQVHQALKETMCRMKISR; the protein is encoded by the coding sequence ATGTCCATGGAAATGGGGAATGGGACAACTGTCCAAGAATTCACCTTGGAGGGGTTTCCTGCCCTCCAGCATCTGGGAAAGGTCCTCTTCCTGGTGCACCTGCTGGCATATGTGGCGTCCACTGTAGGCAATGCTGTCATAATCACCATCACCTGTGCTGATTCCCGGCTCCACACACCAATGTACTTGTTCCTCAGCATCTTTTCCTTCTTGGAATGTGGTGTCCTAAATACTGTTATTCCTAAGTTGTTGCTCATCTTTCTTTTAGGCAGGCAAACCATTTCCTTTCCTGCCTGTTTCATACAAGCCTTTATTACTGTATTTCTTGGAGCAGTAGCTTTCCTCCTCATAGCCGTGATGTCTCTGGATCGGTATGTGGCCATTTGCAAGCCTCTGCATTACCCGACCATCATGAACCTGAAGACTTGCTCCCTCCTGGTCACTGTGTGCTTCACTTTGCCCTTCCCTTTCATCACTGGTCCACTGATAAAGTTTTCCCAGTTATCCTTCTGTGGTCCCCTTATCATCCCCCACTTCTTCTGTGACGTTGGCCCCCTGATTCATCTCTCCTGTTCTGACACCAGGTCTTTTGAAATGTTGACTTTTGCTCTCGCTTTGTTTATCCTTATAACATCCCTTATCATAACCATCATTGCCTACAGCAACATAGTAGTCACAATCATACGACTCCCATCAGCCAAGGAGAAACAGAGGGctttctccacctgctcctctcacCTCATAGTCCTCTCTCTGATGTACGGCAGCTGTGTGTTCATATATGTGAAACCAAAGCAAGCGAACAGGCTAGACTCCAACAGGGAGGCTGCCCTTGTGAACACGGTGGTGACCCCGTTGCTCAACCCTGTCATCTACACTCTGCGGAACAAGCAGGTCCACCAGGCTCTGAAGGAGACGATGTGCAGAATGaaaatatcaagataa